One segment of Candidatus Pelagibacter ubique HTCC1062 DNA contains the following:
- a CDS encoding GcvT family protein, giving the protein MSAVLPKSAKVVVIGGGVAGCSVAYHLAKYGWKDTILLERDQLTSGTTWHAAGLVGQLGASATITRLRKYSLNLYKELEKKTGLSTGLKQNGAITVASTPERLQELLRQATAAQLFDVNVESVNKQRIKELYPVINDDDILGGVYMPEDGQADPIGVTNVLAKAAKMEGAQIFEKTPVEKILVKDKKIVGVQTKFGKIDCEYVVIATGMWSRQIGEDIGVSIPLYPNEHFYIITEPLDKLPKNLPVLRDYNSCLYLKEDAGKMLVGIFEPNAKPAFKDKGVVPLDFSFGEFPDDFDHFEPYLEKSFQRLPMLETAGIRKFFSGPESFTPDTQYLLGETPEVNNLFTCCGFNSIGIASSGGAGRVTAEWMINGYMNEDLFSLDIKRFQKFHSSKKFIMERVTETLGDLYGMHWPYKQHNTSRNQRLLPYHEELKKEGACFGVSGEYERPMWYAKSNEKAEYKYSFDYQNWYPSVEFETKNTITNVGLFELSPFSKYEIKGENAHSELQRICTANIKNEIGRSTYTQMLNEGGGIETDLTVICIDKNHFRIISSAATRTHDKAHILKHLSPNLEFKDITDDLVCLGIFGPKSRNLISKISNDDFSNETFKFGYGKFVTLGSKKIWAQRLSYVGELGFELYIENKDAKEIYQLIIEEGKNHNLSHCGSHAMDTMRMESGFLHWGHDISPEENQYEAGLNFAISYKKETNFIGKESLLKIKDQKLNRRFIILSLKDSKPGTPLLLHEEPIYLEDKIIGRTTSGNYSFNYKKNLSFGYVSSIHSNEELSKMNLYIEVAKQKLPALVEIAPLKDKRARLL; this is encoded by the coding sequence ATGTCAGCCGTATTACCAAAATCAGCTAAAGTAGTAGTTATTGGAGGGGGTGTTGCTGGCTGTTCTGTTGCTTATCACCTTGCAAAATACGGTTGGAAAGACACTATATTATTAGAAAGAGATCAACTTACTTCAGGAACTACTTGGCATGCAGCAGGACTTGTTGGTCAATTAGGAGCATCAGCCACTATTACACGGCTTAGAAAATATTCCTTAAATCTTTATAAAGAATTAGAAAAAAAAACTGGATTATCAACTGGATTAAAACAAAATGGTGCAATCACAGTTGCAAGTACACCCGAAAGATTACAAGAATTATTAAGACAAGCAACAGCTGCGCAGTTGTTTGATGTTAATGTTGAAAGCGTTAATAAACAAAGAATAAAAGAACTCTATCCCGTTATAAATGATGATGACATTTTAGGTGGAGTTTATATGCCAGAAGATGGTCAGGCAGATCCTATAGGGGTTACTAATGTATTAGCTAAAGCTGCAAAGATGGAAGGGGCTCAGATATTTGAGAAAACTCCTGTTGAAAAAATATTGGTTAAAGACAAAAAAATTGTTGGTGTTCAAACTAAATTTGGCAAAATTGATTGTGAATACGTTGTAATTGCAACTGGGATGTGGTCGAGGCAAATTGGAGAAGATATTGGTGTAAGTATTCCATTATATCCAAATGAGCACTTTTACATAATCACAGAACCATTAGATAAATTACCTAAAAACTTACCAGTTTTGAGAGACTATAATTCCTGTCTTTATTTAAAAGAAGATGCTGGGAAAATGTTAGTTGGAATATTTGAACCTAATGCAAAACCTGCATTTAAAGACAAAGGAGTGGTGCCACTGGACTTTTCTTTTGGAGAGTTTCCAGATGATTTTGATCACTTTGAGCCTTATCTTGAAAAATCATTTCAAAGATTACCCATGTTAGAAACTGCTGGAATTAGAAAATTTTTTTCAGGGCCTGAATCTTTTACCCCTGACACGCAATATCTTTTAGGAGAAACTCCTGAAGTGAATAACCTTTTTACGTGTTGTGGATTTAATAGCATTGGGATCGCAAGTTCTGGGGGTGCGGGCAGAGTTACTGCTGAATGGATGATTAATGGATATATGAATGAAGATTTATTTTCACTCGATATTAAAAGATTTCAAAAATTTCATTCATCTAAAAAATTTATTATGGAAAGGGTAACGGAAACTCTTGGTGATTTATATGGAATGCACTGGCCCTATAAACAACATAACACATCAAGAAATCAAAGACTTTTACCTTATCATGAAGAGTTAAAAAAAGAGGGAGCATGCTTTGGTGTATCAGGTGAATACGAAAGACCGATGTGGTATGCAAAAAGTAATGAAAAAGCAGAATACAAATATAGTTTTGATTATCAAAATTGGTACCCTTCAGTTGAATTTGAAACAAAAAATACAATCACCAATGTTGGTCTTTTTGAACTCTCTCCTTTTTCTAAATATGAAATAAAAGGAGAAAATGCACACAGTGAATTACAAAGAATATGTACAGCAAATATTAAAAATGAAATAGGAAGATCAACTTACACCCAAATGTTAAATGAGGGTGGAGGAATTGAAACAGACTTAACAGTTATTTGTATTGATAAAAATCATTTTAGAATAATAAGCTCAGCTGCAACAAGAACTCACGACAAAGCACATATTTTAAAACATTTATCACCTAATTTAGAATTTAAAGATATTACGGATGATCTTGTTTGTTTGGGAATTTTTGGACCAAAAAGTAGAAATTTAATTTCAAAAATTTCAAATGATGATTTTAGCAATGAAACATTTAAATTTGGTTATGGCAAATTTGTAACGCTTGGTTCAAAAAAAATTTGGGCCCAAAGATTATCTTATGTGGGTGAGTTAGGATTTGAACTTTATATTGAAAATAAAGATGCTAAAGAAATTTATCAATTAATTATTGAAGAGGGAAAAAATCATAATTTATCTCATTGTGGTTCTCATGCAATGGATACTATGAGAATGGAAAGTGGTTTTTTACATTGGGGTCATGATATTTCACCTGAAGAAAACCAATACGAGGCAGGATTAAATTTTGCAATAAGCTATAAAAAAGAAACCAATTTTATTGGTAAAGAAAGCTTATTAAAAATAAAAGATCAAAAGCTAAATAGAAGATTTATTATACTGTCACTTAAAGATAGTAAGCCAGGCACACCTCTATTACTACATGAAGAGCCAATTTATCTAGAAGATAAGATTATTGGGAGAACAACATCCGGCAATTATTCCTTTAATTATAAAAAAAACTTGTCTTTTGGATATGTAAGCTCAATACATTCAAATGAAGAACTTTCAAAAATGAACCTATATATTGAAGTTGCTAAACAGAAATTACCAGCACTAGTAGAGATCGCTCCCCTAAAAGATAAACGTGCTAGATTGTTATAA
- a CDS encoding cytochrome c, producing the protein MTLIKNTLFFIFILFYSFSAFSEQTVEEIIKERKSIFSKNYKTAKRVQGLASNGSLDEAKKLMIEMSDNYKRLIDLFPENSKVGFKTEALPSIWENKDEFNLLMTKASSNMIELTSVIDGAEDMKATLGKYMWSSCKACHSKFRAEH; encoded by the coding sequence ATGACATTAATTAAAAACACTTTATTTTTTATATTTATATTATTTTATAGCTTCAGTGCTTTTTCAGAACAAACGGTTGAAGAGATTATCAAAGAAAGAAAATCTATTTTTAGTAAAAATTACAAAACTGCCAAAAGAGTCCAAGGTCTTGCTTCTAATGGAAGTTTAGACGAAGCAAAAAAACTAATGATTGAAATGAGCGATAATTATAAAAGATTAATTGATCTTTTTCCTGAAAATTCAAAAGTAGGATTTAAAACAGAGGCTTTACCTTCTATTTGGGAAAATAAAGATGAATTTAATTTATTAATGACAAAAGCTTCAAGCAATATGATCGAGTTAACGTCTGTCATTGATGGGGCAGAAGATATGAAGGCAACTCTTGGAAAATATATGTGGAGTAGCTGTAAAGCTTGTCACTCAAAATTTAGAGCTGAACATTAA
- a CDS encoding cytochrome b, protein MFNLNMSIFNNISKYGLLAKLIHWLTAAGLLIQIPLGFYLVDLDFDQFRVDIENYHILFGLILFYTTLIRLTFKLLSPTPNFNDNAFPGQKVLAKLNHFFLYLALLTITISGIFKKLFNGESLVIFFKKVNLTYNFELSEQFYSIHVLANYVLIGLIALHILAVLFHKFLLRENILKRIL, encoded by the coding sequence ATGTTTAATTTAAACATGTCTATATTTAACAACATATCAAAATATGGATTACTTGCCAAATTAATCCATTGGCTAACTGCCGCAGGATTACTAATTCAAATACCTTTGGGGTTTTATTTGGTTGATTTAGACTTTGATCAATTTAGGGTTGATATAGAAAATTATCATATATTATTTGGATTAATCCTATTTTACACAACTCTAATAAGGCTAACTTTTAAACTATTATCTCCTACACCAAATTTCAATGACAATGCTTTTCCTGGTCAAAAAGTTTTAGCAAAGTTAAACCACTTTTTTTTATATTTAGCTTTATTAACAATAACTATATCGGGTATTTTTAAGAAATTATTTAATGGTGAAAGTTTAGTTATTTTTTTCAAAAAAGTTAATCTAACTTATAATTTTGAACTCTCAGAACAGTTTTATTCAATTCATGTATTAGCAAATTATGTATTAATTGGATTAATTGCATTACATATTTTAGCAGTACTGTTTCATAAATTTTTATTAAGGGAAAATATTTTAAAGAGAATTTTATAA
- a CDS encoding formylglycine-generating enzyme family protein produces the protein MHNIYKTIKYFSIFILILPIKVFSFENEKINFGKFSLNKYEVTIMEFNNYTIKNEVITEAEKNGGGYEWGAGWVKRDNWNYKTPYGKKPDSELEPAVHLSRFEVENYCKFINGRLPTFEEWSYAAYTQIFASNKFDKDKTYRYPSGDIAKEMNSQGLLNYDKHVDVTTLPEGINGLVAMGGNVWEWVDDQEKNNSLTAGASWWYGGSKTSINGAQYKPSNFYAIYVGFRCAFDN, from the coding sequence ATGCATAATATTTACAAAACTATAAAGTATTTCTCGATATTTATATTAATCTTACCAATTAAAGTATTTAGTTTTGAAAATGAGAAAATTAACTTTGGAAAATTTTCACTAAATAAATATGAAGTAACAATTATGGAGTTTAATAATTATACAATTAAAAACGAAGTCATTACAGAAGCTGAAAAAAATGGTGGAGGTTACGAATGGGGTGCTGGTTGGGTTAAACGTGATAATTGGAATTATAAAACACCTTATGGAAAAAAACCTGATAGTGAATTAGAGCCCGCTGTTCATCTAAGTAGATTTGAAGTTGAGAATTATTGCAAATTTATAAATGGCCGATTGCCTACATTTGAGGAATGGTCTTATGCAGCTTACACTCAAATATTTGCATCCAATAAATTTGATAAAGATAAAACTTATAGATACCCTAGTGGAGATATAGCTAAAGAAATGAACTCCCAAGGTTTATTAAATTATGACAAGCATGTTGATGTAACAACATTACCAGAAGGTATAAATGGGCTAGTCGCAATGGGTGGTAATGTGTGGGAATGGGTCGATGATCAGGAAAAAAATAACTCTTTAACAGCAGGGGCCTCCTGGTGGTATGGAGGTTCAAAGACCAGTATTAATGGAGCTCAATATAAACCCTCGAACTTTTATGCAATCTATGTTGGTTTTAGATGTGCATTTGATAATTAA